Part of the Pseudorasbora parva isolate DD20220531a chromosome 13, ASM2467924v1, whole genome shotgun sequence genome is shown below.
aacagtttaaaccctgctccaatgctccagaacattcttcacaaacttctccttcaggatcactccaactccatttttcttcctgtccacaccatcataaaacagtttaaaccctGCTCCAATGCTTCTAGCCTTGCTCCCTTTCCACCTGGTCTCCTGGACACACAGAATGTCAACTTTCCTCCTCTGCATCATATCTACTAGCTCTCGGCCTTTACTTGTCATTGTACCAACATTCAAAGTCCCTACTTTCAGTCCTAAACTCTTGcctttcctcttctctttcTGCCTACGGACACGCTTTCCTCCTCTCCTTGTTTGACTAACAGTAGCCCAATTTCCACCAGTGTCCTGTAGGTCAACAGCACTGATGGCGGTCGTTGTTAACCCGGGACCCAACCGATCCGGTTTGGAAGTCATATTCGTGATTCGCATAATggatttggcaaaaaaaatttGTCGGAGGCCCTTCCTGACACAACCCTCTCTATTTATCCGGGCTTGGGACCGGCACAAAAGGTACACTGGCGTGtgacaaataaagatatttctgatgaaatctgagagggTCTCtggccagggatggaaattagcacctgccaccagccaaatgcgggtgattttgcgttgtggcgggtaaactcgcttcacctaccggccaccgtggcgggtaaataaaaatagcatactgtttcccctctttataaactgtgttcagtgaatgcgagtgcggccgtatgtccgaatatgaccagtcgttttcgccgtcattacccggatgtagtgccagaagacgcgaataataACCATAATAACTCGCGCGCactgagagaagatccgtcactaggtgcgtttccattacccttcaaattgcgcatattgaaattgcgaattgaaaacTCGCCTAATGGAATTGTCTTCCTAATGAAATTCCTAATGgaatttcgcaaaaactcccatatatcgcaaaaaagtttttacgctctcatgaggtggtttttcaggcaattcgaaaaaggacattttcgcaaaactgcaatggaaagagttttttcgcatttacaggtcacctgttgcggtgacacattgctgcaacatagggccaatatattatattttccactcaattCCACACCGTAaagataatgtagttaaaaggacatatattttctcctaataaggactacaggctatatatactgtaattaagacatatattcaagaaatgtattaaaacagaaagagatagcctatagtttcagccttactcaaaggccgaggaaacaggccagttacgcacgtcaatccattccagacgatcttagtttgcttcttatttaataaacaggcaattaattgatgaaacatcgataaaaataaaaatacaatttatacaaaacgaaaaaaaaaaattaagaaagactttctagaaaataaaactcgaagtgatcaaaatcatgtgactccccaggtcacaaacatattgcgattcttactcatgctgctcacttttcataatgaacatattaattaaattaataatataacaggctaatgtttagtcctaaacgtagcctatttagtttcgtagttaggctatgttttttttaacccacggccgataaaagcgccgacgttctcattttttccttcttcctttaagagagatgaaacaattcacaatactcttgtcatttttagctatacagataagttcaagacataattataaactataaactgtctatttttatttgtggactcagggaattaattattttgcatgcactcactccaaacgcggtcttcattttaaaaaaattattttgtttattaaatgccatttttttcttttccaaagcatttctaaattcaattCACATGCCCATCAAATGAaatatctagccaaaataacgaaagtggtaaaaacaaaaacaaaaaaacccaacaaacatttgagttaccatgcaaattcaaacatttcgctctactcgcgtcaacctggcgcgcgtaaaagtcgatcattatttacagatgatggttcggtttggagagaagacgagacggagctttttattaaactcataaaagacaataggattacagtaatactggatgctaaacacagaaatgccacattatcatgaagaccttgaagcagatctgacacacacacacacacacacacacacacacacacacacacacacacacacctcatatccgtgccgcttaagtaacctaaggggctttccttgccattaatgcttggataacacgtatgtctccttccaataataataatggctagtgtgatggatgggatatacaaacctaccaagtgccatcattttggaatgacctatcgcgagaggaaagtaatatgttttagtcgcataactgcagctatggaaacgctgtcatttcgcaacagttttttatcgacatttaagaaatatcgcaaaagtttttcgcaaatctgtaatggaaacgcagctactgtcatccggaagcgcgcacccgtctcacagcgcgcaaatattgagttctctttcaagtcttgtgcttaaacggacaaactcacacaaaaagtatgccaacatgttcatcttgatgagaattctagcagacatagtctgaatatgccttaagtgaactttatacagtcgagaaagatgacgcatatccctctattaggtcttaaaggggcagtagcttttactgctatgtttaatgtcaaacaaacgataaggacatcactcactgctcttgattgaatagcttttgtaagtttaataaggaataatctttcatttaaacagttaaatatgcagttattttacatttgattactttattacatttctgtaggcttgtagacctgtacattattatttaatgtacacatgagtgagatcaagttaaacattttactttgaattttattttatactgtttgatgttgcaatgtgctaaataaatatttgcataatttgtaattgatttattatttgaaactttaatattaattaatgtacttgcaatgccttgatttttagtaaagttactcagtcatagcattagtcataaatgcaatggataattggcataatttcttttagtgcttcggtttcagccaataatttttatttcggtgcatccctactgacaatgttctgctcggtatgtcgtcaacacgcttcaggagatgccaaaactagtagtttcattgttggtactaaaaacctaaaactggaagccataaaagaatcatccaaatgccacatccaggtaaagaaaaaagaaaaaagagagaacatagagccctactcatttaatgaaatgtatgtcagttcatggtttgtgtgtgtataagagtgaaaaaatgtcagtatttcattgagatttgagattaaataaactgcttaagtattgtagagcttgtagtagtaattttcacgtgcagttacacattgtcggttaaaaacaagaaagtggctggtaaaaacattgagtggctggtagattttgaaatccaccagccacagtggccggtggacaaaaaagttaatttccatccctgtctctgaccctccatagacagtaatTTAAtcaccactttcaaggcccagaaaggcagtaaagacatcgttaaaatattccatgtgactccagtggttcaaccttaattttaggAAGTGttgagaatacttttttttacttacttaacttaatacttaatacttttttaagtGTAGTtcattttctcagagagtcctcgTTGCTCAATTAGACATTTCgacatttgctttttttttcagtcttaccAAATGGATGTTATGATTTCATaacttttaaattatattaatgcaTTTAACTTATTTCTGACTTTCTGCATTTaacttatttctttttttttgtagtgttaataaactagggctgtgcaatatatcgaaattatcgaaatattgcaaatttactaaaataattgtaattgtaaaCGAAATCTTGtaaatgtttgctaaaacacAGCTGGTCagtttcagaagttgtagcgatgctttcgtttcccagaaagaatgtgaaacacaaatggtttcattctcagtttttaaataatttttttaatataattgaaatggattttacacactaattggaATATTGTATCGCATattgaatatcgcattatttaacaaaatattgCTTATCGCACTTTTCTTAAATATCACACAGTCCTAAAATAAACTATGAACTCTGTAAACTAGAGCCGATAAATGcagcatgttatttttttatcccATTATCACAAATATATCTATTGTCATTAGTGTATTTTTGATTGCCCATCTTGTCCTATTGCCGAAACAGAATCCAGGTTTGAAACAAAAGAAACAATTAAAGTGTAGTTACATCATTCCTTATTAGTGCCTTTCACCattctttattaatttattccTTTATAGTTGAAAATCCTACCCATACTTAATGGCGATTTTCTTACAGTAGTTACAGCATCACAAAGCGAAAGCCTAGATGGGAACACGTAATTCACAGCAGGATAAAATGCAGCTGTTTCAAAATGAATTGAAAGAAAATCTGTGGTGATTTTAAAAGTCTGAAAGCTGGGATTTCAGTTAACAGCTTTCTGTTAAAGATTACACAACATCCAGTAGGATCAAATAAGATCGTACTGGATCTATGTTTTAATTCACCAATTATTTTCAACATCTGTCAAGCGAAGAGTGTCAAGCCCTGAACTTTATTAAAGCAAATACAAAATAATCGTTCTTGTGTGATTTACTTTctgttgtatttttgtctccATCGTTCTTATTATCTGTCCTGTTGCCTTCGCACAAAATCACTCAGTGCAAGTAATAACCCATTTAATTCCCTGAGACACTCAGACAGCCCAGAATAATGAAgtgttgtgtttattttatcGGGTACTTGTCCCATAATACATCAGTAACTATTTTGTACTGAGATTCATAAGTTGCATAAGTTGTGCATTTGAGTATGTTTATGCACATGTATGACTATTTAAGTGAGCTGCAGAACATTTTGGAACATTTATGCTTATCGAAAATGCACAGAAACATGATTTAttctctacaaaaacaaaaaaaaaattagttaaaTGTAGTTAAAAATTATTTACTTACCAGCCAGCAAGTAACCAACCATCAGCTTTGAAATGTGGATGAAATAATGTCAGTTTGTTGTTtcaatgttaattttttttttaggagaattggttcaggtaaaaaaaaagcaaaacaaaatactAATAGATCTAATGAATCTAATACAATCTAATAAATCTAATACTAATTCTCCAATGTTGAAagtaaaatgttgaatataaaaaaaacattgccatATCAATGTGGGTTCGATTtgccacaaaaaaagaaaagaaaaaaaggatcaTCCGATCTTTATCCATGTTGCTGATAAATGTAGTGTATTTAACTAATGGATACTTCACCTAAGAATTCTATCATTATTTACTCTcccatgtcgttccaaactgCAAACGGAACATAGAAGCCGTTTACACTGtctcagtgttttgtttttgttttttcatccatACAGTGAAGGTCAATGGGGACCAATGGTGTGTTCTTTAATGCTTATCAGAGTATCATGCcattagcttagcaacatgctaatacCAAACTCAGCTGAAATAAATTGTGCACAGAGGGCTATTTGTGGCATGCAGGGATTCTGGCTTTGTAACATCCCTTATTCAGTGGTGGTTAGGAGGCAGCTATCAACGTAGGCAGCGAGGCAGCTCAGTTTGTTTTGCAACCGAGCTTATTTGTCTGTCTTgtttgtgtgtaagtgtgtgtgtgtgtagagtgaCGTGTAGTAGATCAGCACAGTGTAGTGACAGATGGTGAAGCACCTCAGTAAGATTAATAGCCGGATTTTCTATTCAATCGGATCTTCCTGCAGCGAAGGGAGGGTGTGGTAAAAATACTCTGACCAactaatctctctctctctctctctctctctctctctctctctctctctctctctctctctctctctctctctctctctctctctctctctctctctctctctctctctctctctctctctctctctctctctctctctctctctctctctctctctctctctctctctctctctctctctctgtgtgtgtgtgtttttgtgccaGTGCATTTGCTAGGTGTTATTGTGTTAATTATTGCGCCTCATGTTTGTCACCTCATCTCATTTGCTAAGTATCCGTGATAACAGGTGCAGTCTTCTGGATACAGTAGCTGCATTTCTTTCCACTTGTGTATGCTTGTGTCAGCAGTGCAATCTGATTGGGTTAgcagatattttatattgtaaaggGTGTGATACAACAGATGGTCAGCATAGAAACATTAACCAttctctttattttatatgaaattcctttctttttcttgacatttttttaatttttacaagTCTGAAaccatattttttaatttattaaaatgtctatttttatttgatggtgaaacattatttaaaaattggGTTATAAACAAGAGCCCTGAATCCtgcctaaaataaaaatggaaaataaattCTAATAAATGAAATAGAACATTTGATATATCCCATGTGTCTTGAaattaatatatacataatgcatatttaaatagaatttaaatttgaaatgtttaaaatgtaatattacagtttttactgtgtttttgaacaaattaaCACAGCGATAAAAAACTTTTTCAttaacataattaaaaaaaaatgatttcaaatGTTTGACTGGGAGTGTATATTGTAATGATTATGTGCGGTATGCCCTGTTTTAGTTTCATTTACACCCTGTTTGCTCTGTTCCCATTTTCCTTATGTCCCTATAGTtttcctgacacacacacacacatacacacacacacacctgtttcTGTTCTGCTCATTATCTGTATGTATGAACAAAGAAACTGAGGAAATGAAAGGAttatttatatttgtgtgtAGCTGTGATGTAGATACCCCTGCATTTCTCTTGCTTTTTAAATGACTCGCTATCTTTTGATTAGTGCGTGTTCATCTACACATGACAGAATATCGGGCTGAagcaaaattttttttttgcagcgttttcttttctttcccttttttgtgtgaaatgaaCCTGCCCACTGTCTAGTCACTCTGCTTGGTGCAGGGGGACCGTCCACTGGAGGAACATACCCCGGGCTTTATCGATCTGGCATACCTGACTTTCTATCTGGACTTCTCACTCTGTGTCTTTTTCTACACCAGCCTTAGCGAGTGGCTCAAGGCACACCTTCCAAGGAATGGTCCAAGGGAAGATTTGGCCATATTTGTGGAGTGGGTGCTGGTGAACAACATATCTGCGTTCACAATTGGCCTCGCAGAGGACATCAGTCCCATTCTCTATCGCATGGAGAGGTTGCCTGATCCCACTGCAGATGGAGAACTTGAGTATGCCACGATGCAGTAGTCAGCACTTGTGGAGAAGGACTGAGCCAACCATCGCCCCAGAACCCAAGCCCCAATGTGAGTCTGATCAGGTGCATGAGCCACCAACACTGTGTGATGAAGTGGGAGTGCTCGTGGAATTCAATGAAATGGAGGAAGATCCCTCCCACACTCCAACCACTGAGGGTGAGCTGCAGCTGGCTTCTGAAAACTCTTTATATGGTGACTTAGAAGAAGATATTTACCTTAATCTCCTGTCCCCGCTGGTCCTGTCCAGCTCTAGGTCTCCTGCATCCCCTCAGGTTCTGCCTAGTTCAGAGTCTCCTGTATCCCCTCAGGTTCTGCCCAGTTCAGAGTCTCCTGCATCCCCTCATGTTCTGCAGAGTCTCCTGTACCCCTCAAGTTCTGCCCAGTACAGAGTCTCCTGCATCCCCTCAGGTTCTGCAGAGTCTCCTGCATCCCTTCAGGTTCTGCAGAGTCTCCTGCATCCCCTCAGGTTCTGCAGTCTCCTGTATCCCCTCAAGTTCTGCCCAGTTCAGAGTCTCCTGCATCCCCTCAGGTTCTGCAGAGTCTCCTGCATCCCCTCAGGTTTTGCCCAGTTCAGAGTCTCCTGCATCCCCTCAGGTTCTGCCCAGTTCAGAGTCTCCTACATCCCCTCAGGTTCTGCAGAGTCTCCTGCATCCCCTCAGGTTCTGCAGAGTCTCCTGCATCCCCTCAGGTTCTGCAGAGTCTCCTGCATCCCCTCAGGTTCTGCCCAGTTCAGAGTCTCCTGCTTCCCCTCATGTTCTACCCAGTTCAGAGTCTCCTGCATCCCCTCAGGTTCTGCAGAGTCTCCTGTATCCCCTCAAGTTCTGCCCAGTTCAGAGTCTCCTGCATCTCCTCAGGTTCTGCAGAGTCTCCTGCATCCCCTCAGTTTCTGCCCAGTTCAGATTCTCCTGCATCCCCTCAGGTTCTGCAGAGTCTCCTGCATCCCCTCAGGTTCTGCCCAGTTCAAAATCTCCTGCATCCCCTCAGGTTCTGCCCAGTTCAGAGTCTCCTACATCCCCTCAGGTTCTGCAGAGTCTCCTGCATCCCCTCATGTTCTGCCCAGTTCAGAGTCTCCTGCATCCCCTCAGGTTCTGCCCAGTTCAGAGTCTCCTGCATCCCCTCAGGTTCTGCCCAGTTCAGAGTCTCCTGCATCCCCTCAGGTTCTGCCCAGTTCAGAGTCTCCTGCATCCCCTCAGGTTC
Proteins encoded:
- the LOC137038354 gene encoding DNA-directed RNA polymerase II subunit RPB1-like, giving the protein MENLSMPRCSSQHLWRRTEPTIAPEPKPQCESDQVHEPPTLCDEVGVLVEFNEMEEDPSHTPTTEALGLLHPLRFCLVQSLLYPLRFCPVQSLLHPLMFCRVSCTPQVLPSTESPASPQVLQSLLHPFRFCRVSCIPSGSAVSCIPSSSAQFRVSCIPSGSAESPASPQVLPSSESPASPQVLPSSESPTSPQVLQSLLHPLRFCRVSCIPSGSAESPASPQVLPSSESPASPHVLPSSESPASPQVLQSLLYPLKFCPVQSLLHLLRFCRVSCIPSVSAQFRFSCIPSGSAESPASPQVLPSSKSPASPQVLPSSESPTSPQVLPSSESPASPQVLPSSESPASPQVLPSSESPASPQVLPSSESPASPQVLPSSESPASPQVLPSSESPASPQVLPSSESPVPLEFPPSLLLPPFLSKVSSFTQSTGTLASTQSSGTLASTQSPVPPASPQSSDILASTQILVTVAHSLHGGSSVSPCTICTIHLHLELHFHRLHFGSSFPS